The Saccharothrix variisporea genome has a segment encoding these proteins:
- a CDS encoding RNA-binding protein, translated as MSLLADALEHLVRGIVDHPDDVRVNLVTTRRGRTLEVHVHPDDLGKVIGRSGRTATALRTVMAGIGGRGVRVDVVDTDR; from the coding sequence GTGAGCTTGTTGGCTGACGCCCTCGAACACCTCGTTCGGGGCATCGTCGACCACCCGGACGACGTCCGGGTGAACCTGGTCACGACCCGGCGCGGTCGCACGCTCGAGGTCCACGTCCACCCGGACGACCTCGGCAAGGTGATCGGCCGCTCCGGCCGCACCGCGACCGCCCTGCGCACCGTGATGGCCGGTATCGGTGGTCGTGGCGTGCGCGTCGACGTGGTCGACACCGACCGCTGA
- the trmD gene encoding tRNA (guanosine(37)-N1)-methyltransferase TrmD, with the protein MRIDVVTIFPEYLDPLRAALLGKAIDKGLISVDVHDLRKWTHDVHKAVDDSPYGGGPGMVMKPQVWGDALDEVCAGEPTPRLIVPTPAGRPFTQALAHEYAAEERLVFACGRYEGIDQRVVDDASRRMRVDEVSIGDYVLVGGEVAVLVIVEAVVRLLPGVLGNPASAAQDSFSDGLLEGPSYTRPEVWRDLAVPDVLRSGNHKAIDRWRRDQALRRTWERRPDLLAALPEGALDKHDRKLLDELG; encoded by the coding sequence ATGCGGATTGACGTCGTCACGATCTTCCCGGAGTACCTCGACCCGCTGCGCGCCGCACTGCTCGGCAAGGCCATCGACAAGGGCCTGATCAGCGTCGATGTGCACGACCTGCGCAAGTGGACGCACGACGTGCACAAGGCGGTCGACGACAGCCCTTACGGCGGCGGTCCGGGCATGGTCATGAAGCCCCAGGTCTGGGGCGACGCGCTGGACGAGGTGTGCGCGGGGGAGCCGACCCCACGTCTGATCGTCCCCACGCCCGCGGGGCGTCCTTTCACACAAGCCCTGGCGCATGAATACGCCGCCGAAGAGCGTTTGGTGTTCGCGTGCGGCCGTTATGAGGGCATCGACCAGCGTGTGGTGGACGACGCGTCCCGCCGCATGCGCGTGGACGAGGTGTCCATCGGCGACTACGTGCTGGTCGGCGGCGAAGTCGCCGTGCTGGTGATCGTGGAGGCCGTGGTGCGGCTGCTGCCCGGCGTGCTGGGCAACCCCGCGTCCGCCGCGCAGGACTCCTTCTCCGACGGCCTGCTGGAAGGCCCCTCCTACACCCGGCCCGAGGTGTGGCGGGACCTGGCCGTGCCCGACGTGCTGCGCTCGGGCAACCACAAGGCGATCGACCGCTGGCGGCGCGACCAGGCGCTGCGCCGCACGTGGGAACGCCGCCCCGACCTGCTGGCCGCCCTCCCCGAGGGCGCGCTGGACAAGCACGACCGCAAGCTGCTGGACGAGCTGGGCTGA
- the rpsP gene encoding 30S ribosomal protein S16, with protein MAVKIKLQRLGKIRQPYYRIVVADARTRRNGKAIETIGKYHPKEEPSFIEVDSDRAQYWLGVGALPTEPVQRLLEITGDWQKFKGLPGAEGTLKVKEAKTSKADLFAAALAAAGDAPTTEATTPKKKAAKKSDEAEAPKDEA; from the coding sequence GTGGCCGTCAAGATCAAGCTTCAGCGGCTTGGCAAGATCCGTCAGCCGTACTACCGGATCGTCGTCGCCGACGCGCGCACCCGCCGCAACGGCAAGGCCATCGAGACGATCGGCAAGTACCACCCGAAGGAGGAGCCCTCGTTCATCGAGGTCGACTCCGACCGGGCGCAGTACTGGCTGGGCGTCGGCGCGCTGCCCACCGAGCCCGTCCAGCGCCTGCTGGAGATCACCGGTGACTGGCAGAAGTTCAAGGGCCTGCCGGGCGCCGAGGGCACGCTGAAGGTCAAGGAGGCCAAGACCTCCAAGGCCGACCTGTTCGCCGCCGCGCTCGCCGCGGCCGGTGACGCGCCGACGACCGAGGCCACCACGCCGAAGAAGAAGGCAGCCAAGAAGTCCGATGAGGCCGAGGCTCCCAAGGACGAGGCGTGA
- the rimM gene encoding ribosome maturation factor RimM (Essential for efficient processing of 16S rRNA), giving the protein MDVVVGRVAKAHGIHGELAVDVRTDSPDERFAAGSALVGKLRDGTRRTLTVAAARNHSGRLLVRFEEVLTRDVAETLRGTLLFVSTDDLPPTDDPDEFYDHELEGLRAELLDGTVVGTVLEVVHGPAGELLVLKRDSGEALVPFVKQIVPTVDVPGGRVVLDPPEGLLDAD; this is encoded by the coding sequence ATGGACGTCGTCGTCGGCCGCGTGGCCAAGGCGCACGGGATCCACGGTGAACTCGCCGTGGACGTGCGCACCGACTCGCCGGACGAGCGGTTCGCCGCCGGTTCGGCCCTGGTCGGCAAGCTGCGCGACGGCACGCGCCGCACCCTCACCGTCGCAGCCGCCCGGAACCACTCCGGGCGGCTGCTGGTGCGTTTCGAGGAAGTCCTGACCAGGGACGTCGCCGAGACGCTGCGCGGCACGCTGCTGTTCGTCAGCACCGACGACCTGCCGCCCACCGACGACCCGGACGAGTTCTACGACCACGAGCTGGAAGGCCTGCGGGCCGAACTGCTCGACGGCACCGTCGTGGGCACCGTCCTGGAGGTCGTGCACGGTCCGGCCGGCGAGCTGCTGGTCCTCAAGCGGGACAGCGGCGAGGCGCTGGTCCCGTTCGTGAAGCAGATCGTGCCCACGGTGGACGTGCCCGGTGGGCGCGTCGTGCTCGACCCGCCCGAAGGCCTGCTCGATGCGGATTGA
- the rplS gene encoding 50S ribosomal protein L19, with protein MNTLDALDAQSLRSDIPSFRPGDTLKVHVRVIEGNRERVQVFQGVVIRRQGGGIRETFTVRKVSFGVGVERTFPVHSPNIAEIEVASRGDVRRAKLYYLRDLRGKAAKIKEKRDAKPAS; from the coding sequence ATGAACACCCTGGACGCTCTTGACGCCCAGTCGCTGCGCTCCGACATCCCGAGCTTCCGGCCGGGCGACACGCTGAAGGTCCACGTCCGCGTCATCGAGGGCAACCGCGAGCGCGTCCAGGTGTTCCAGGGCGTCGTGATCCGCCGCCAGGGCGGTGGCATCCGCGAGACCTTCACCGTGCGCAAGGTTTCCTTCGGCGTAGGCGTCGAGCGCACCTTCCCGGTGCACTCCCCGAACATCGCGGAGATCGAGGTCGCCTCCCGCGGCGACGTGCGTCGCGCGAAGCTGTACTACCTCCGCGACCTGCGCGGCAAGGCCGCCAAGATCAAGGAGAAGCGGGACGCCAAGCCGGCCTCCTGA